Genomic segment of Saprospiraceae bacterium:
TTTAGCAGAAAGTCGTGGCTAAGATTTATTGATATAATTAATTTCTCAGATGTCAAATTTGTTTTAGAAAGAAAAGTAAGCAGGTCGCTTATTTTACTTGTCCAGGAATTGGTATTGTATGTTGGGAAGGAAACGAAAATATGTTTAGTCTTTTCTGTAAAGTCACCGGTGACAAAGTTGATAAAAAAATCAGAACCTGGATAATTTAATAGGATGTACGCTTCAATTTCATGTGCTGTCGTGTTATGATACACGTTCCAACGACTCGTGATGAGGTCCAATTGAATGTCATGAAGCAAGGTATCAAGGTATCCACGATCAATGGGTGCATTGCATTCAAGACTAATATAATCTGCTCCATTTTTTAATGCATGGAGTAAAAAGTCGTTGTTCTGTTTAGCTTCGGTAAGTTCTAAATGAATCCCACATTTCCAGTGCTTAGAAGGCAATGAAGCTGAAAGAATTGTGCTCGCCATCAAACCTTCTGTATAAAATGGAAATGCCTTGACCGTAATCGCGTCATCAATTTTCCGATCTGCCTGGGCAATTTCTAGATTTGGATTTTCTTTTTTAATTTGTTCGATCCAAGAATCTAGGTTTTGTTTTGGCCAGATTTGATATATCGAATCTGAATTCATACACTCAGATAAAGGAAATGAGAATTTTATTTTTTTCCACTTTGTCGCCTTTTAAAACAAAAATGTTTTTAACGACGCCATCATGAGTTGCCCGGAGTATGTTTTCCATTTTCATGGCTTCCAAAACGATCAATGGATCCCCTTTTAAAACGGTTGCATCCGGAGCGACTAAAATTTCCAATACGACTCCCGGCATTGGAGCAAGTAAGGCATCCGTATGTTTGGCTTTGCCTTCATGATAACCCAATGTTTGAATTAATTGTTGAATGGGTCCATTAATTTGAACTTGGATAATTTTATTGGAACTTTTTAATTCAATACAATTTTTTTCAAGATTTGCATTTATAAACTCGAAGTTAAAATTTCTATTTTTATGCAAAAGGTAAAATTGATTTGTGTTTATTTTTTTCAAAGGAATTGATTCAATTTCATCAAATTTTTTTGAATCTTAGTATTCCTGCAAATAGCCTGGTAAGTTGTATTCGTTTTCATATTTTAAAGGTGTGCAAAGATACAATCAAATCCAGGGAACTGTAACTATTAATCCTTATCAAAATACCAATCTGCAATTTGTTTGCCAATTGAAAGTCCGGCAGTTGCAGCGGGTGAAGGCGCATTGCAAACGTGGATCATATTCGAACTGCGGAGGCGAACAAAATCCTCAACCATTGAACCCTGATCGTCTACAAGTTGTGCACGAATTCCAGAGCCAGCAGCTACCAGGTCTTCTGGTTTGATACCAGGAGTCATTTCACTGGCTTTATGTGCAAAGTAGGTTTTAGAATAATTCCTGCGATATTCAGAAATTCCGGTTTTCCAATGTTTGGCAATCAATTTCCAAAAACCGGGATAATTTAAAATATCCATGGTATCCTTTAAATCAAATGCATGGTTTGAATATCCTTCTCTATCCAATACTAAAACGGCATTTGGTCCTAAGGTTTGATCTCCATTCATCAAGCGGGTGTAATGGATTCCTAAGAATGGAAATTGGGGATCAGGTACCGGGTAGATGAGTCGTTCGACAATATCTTTTTTTTCTTGTTTTAGTTTAAAATAGTTTCCTTTGAAGGGAATGATTTTAAAATTTAATTTTAATCCACACATTTTTGCAATCCGGTCTGATTGGAGTCCGGAGCAATTAATAAAAAAATCAGTAACATATTCAGATTGATCTGAACACCGGACAATTAGTTCACTGTTTATTTGTTGTACGTTTATAATTTTTTTATTTGTTTCAATGCGGGAATCATTTTTACTAATATTTAATGAAAGGCTTTTAACTACCTGTTTGTAGTCGATAATTCCAGCTTGAGGAATTAGAATCGCCTGTAAACAGCTTACATTTTTTTCAAGTTCTGTTACCTGGTCCTGATTTAGTAATTTAATATTCTGGAGTCCGTTTTGAATTCCATTATTATAAATTTGATTTAATTTAGGAATTTCACTTGCTTGATTTGCTACAATTAATTTGCCGATTAAATTAAACTGAATGTCTTGTTTATTACAATATTCCACAAGCATTTGATAGCCTTGTATGCAATTCCAGGCTTTGTACGATCCTGGTTTATAATAAATTCCGGAATGCATAACACCCGAATTATGGCCCGTTTGATGCATTGCAGGCTCAGCTTCTTTTTCTAAAAGCAGGATGCGTAAATCCGGAGATCTACTAAGCAACATATAGGCTGTAGATACCCCCACAATGCCAGCTCCGGCAATCAGTACATCGTATTTCATTAAAAGAACAGAATTAATTAATATTTAATCCAGCGCAAGGTTTTTTGTGAAGAACCATTATGAACTGTCATAAAATAAACTCCGGATTCATAATTGGAAACCTGAATTAAATGATTTGTAGTTCTGTTTACATGTGTTAATATTTGTCCCGCTGCATTGAAAATGGTATAGCCAAATTGATCTGGTGCATTTTTAATTTCAAAATATTCAGACACCAGGCTTGGAATAATATAAACTCCATCTAGTGTTTGTGAGGTTTCAGTAGTAGAATTAGTAATTGTTTTACAGAAAAATGGTTTTGCTTGTTGCAATAAAAAATCGATGACTGCTTCATTGTCATGGGTAGCATGTTGATTGCCCTGGTATATCCATGTTTCGTAATAAAGTGGGTCCATCCCAATATTTTTTAGTCGTTCTGTAATTACACAGGTTCCATAGGCAACTGGATAGTTATTTGAAATAAAGGTATAGTTATAGTATGGAGGCCTCGCATCACAAGGAACCACCGGATCTTGGATTTGATGATAAGAAAACACTGCAATTTTATTATCCGTATTGATTGCATTGGTATCCAGTAATGCTCCAAAAATATTGAAGACACCCTGAATTTTTGAATCATAACCATTTTGGTTAAGTACTCCTTCAATTGGTCCTAAATCGGAACGTACTTTCGTCCCAATGGGTGAGATGGCGCCTGTTTCTTTTGGTTTTTCAGATGCCAGATCAAGAAATGCAGCATTCAAGGCAACAATTGATCCAGCGCTTGCACCTCCAATCCAAACCCTGTCTAAATCAATTCCATATTGATTGGATTTTGCTTTTAAGAATCGAATGGCTCCTTTCATATCGGTGGCACCCCGGTAACCAGCTCTAATAATTTCGGCAACATCATAAGAAAAGGGTGGACCTAAGGTCGGATAAGGTCCATCAAAGCCAATTCTATAATCTATGGTAGCAGAAACAATTCCCCGGCTCGCCAGATCACTGCAAACGGCAGCAAAATCTTCACGGGCGCCTTGAAAAAAACCACCTCCGAATGCCCAAATGACCAGCGGTTTTTGAATTTCAGGAGATCCAATGGGGTAATAAATATCCAAAAACAAGGAATCTTGTATGTCTCTGTAATCTGGGAGTATGCCATAAAGCAATTTCTTTTCTGATGCAACTGCAAAACGCCCAGACGAGTAATCGCATTGTGAAAACCCATGGAATGTAAAGCAGCTGATTAAAATCAAGGCAAGATATTTCATACTTTAATTGTTTATACAAAAATAGAACAGGACTTAATAGGGTGTTGTTGCAGGTTTGTTATTTAAAATATTCTCAATTCGTTCATTTACTTCTTTTGTTAGTAAAGGCAATGCATCTAAAGATTCAATGGTTTCTTCCAATTGTTCCAATCGGGTAGCCCCTAAAATGACTGTACTTACGTTTGGGTTCTGTGCACACCAGGCAATTGCCAATTTAGGAAGTGTTGTATTCAGTTCTTGTGCAAGTTGATTTATTTGGCTTGCAATTTTTAAATTTTCAGGAAGTAAATTTTTTCTTTGAGCCATTGATATTCTGGCAAGGCCATTCGACTTCCTTCAGGAATTTGATTATTGAGATATTTTGTAGTCAATATCCCGGATGCTAATGGAGACCATATGGTCGTGCCAAGTCCAACGGTTTTAAAAATTTGGCTGTATTCAACTTCAATTCGATTTCTTGTAAGCATATTGTATTGAGGCTGTTCCATGGTAGGTCCGATTAAATGATTTTGTCTTGCCCAAAGATGGGCTTCCATGATTTCCTGGGCAGACCATTCAGACGTCCCCCAATAAAGGATTTTTCCGGCTTGGATTAATTGATTCATAGCCCATACGGTTTCTTCGATGGGTGTA
This window contains:
- the lhgO gene encoding L-2-hydroxyglutarate oxidase, which codes for MKYDVLIAGAGIVGVSTAYMLLSRSPDLRILLLEKEAEPAMHQTGHNSGVMHSGIYYKPGSYKAWNCIQGYQMLVEYCNKQDIQFNLIGKLIVANQASEIPKLNQIYNNGIQNGLQNIKLLNQDQVTELEKNVSCLQAILIPQAGIIDYKQVVKSLSLNISKNDSRIETNKKIINVQQINSELIVRCSDQSEYVTDFFINCSGLQSDRIAKMCGLKLNFKIIPFKGNYFKLKQEKKDIVERLIYPVPDPQFPFLGIHYTRLMNGDQTLGPNAVLVLDREGYSNHAFDLKDTMDILNYPGFWKLIAKHWKTGISEYRRNYSKTYFAHKASEMTPGIKPEDLVAAGSGIRAQLVDDQGSMVEDFVRLRSSNMIHVCNAPSPAATAGLSIGKQIADWYFDKD
- a CDS encoding carboxylesterase family protein; protein product: MKYLALILISCFTFHGFSQCDYSSGRFAVASEKKLLYGILPDYRDIQDSLFLDIYYPIGSPEIQKPLVIWAFGGGFFQGAREDFAAVCSDLASRGIVSATIDYRIGFDGPYPTLGPPFSYDVAEIIRAGYRGATDMKGAIRFLKAKSNQYGIDLDRVWIGGASAGSIVALNAAFLDLASEKPKETGAISPIGTKVRSDLGPIEGVLNQNGYDSKIQGVFNIFGALLDTNAINTDNKIAVFSYHQIQDPVVPCDARPPYYNYTFISNNYPVAYGTCVITERLKNIGMDPLYYETWIYQGNQHATHDNEAVIDFLLQQAKPFFCKTITNSTTETSQTLDGVYIIPSLVSEYFEIKNAPDQFGYTIFNAAGQILTHVNRTTNHLIQVSNYESGVYFMTVHNGSSQKTLRWIKY